From the Meriones unguiculatus strain TT.TT164.6M chromosome 12, Bangor_MerUng_6.1, whole genome shotgun sequence genome, one window contains:
- the Qdpr gene encoding dihydropteridine reductase, with amino-acid sequence MAASGEARRVLVYGGRGALGSRCVQAFRARNWWVASIDVVENEEASASVVVKMSDSFTEQADQVTAEVGKLLGDQKVDAILCVAGGWAGGNAKSKSLFKNCDLMWKQSIWTSTISSHLATKHLKEGGLLTLAGAKAALDGTPGMIGYGMAKGAVHQLCQSLAGKNSGMPPGSAAIAVLPVTLDTPMNRKSMPEADFSSWTPLEFLVETFHDWITGNKRPNSGSLIQVVTTEGKTELTPAYF; translated from the exons ATGGCGGCTTCGGGCGAGGCACGCCGGGTGCTGGTGTACGGCGGCAGGGGCGCTCTGGGCTCGCGCTGCGTACAGGCCTTCCGGGCGCGCAACTGG TGGGTCGCCAGCATCGACGTGGTGGAGAACGAAGAGGCCAGTGCCAGTGTCGTTGTTAAAATGTCAGACTCATTTACAGAGCAGGCTGACCAG GTCACTGCTGAGGTCGGAAAACTCCTAGGTGACCAGAAGGTGGACGCAATTCTCTGTGTGGCTGGAGGATGGGCTGGGGGCAATGCCAAATCCAAGT CACTCTTTAAAAACTGTGACCTGATGTGGAAGCAAAGTATATGGACATCCACCATCTCCAGCCACTTGGCTACAAAGCACCTGAAGGAAGGAGGTCTCTTGACTCTGGCTGGAGCCAAAGCTGCCTTGGATGGGACTCCTG GGATGATCGGCTATGGCATGGCCAAGGGCGCTGTCCATCAGCTCTGCCAGAGCCTTGCAGGGAAGAACAGTGGCATGCCACCCGGGTCAGCTGCCATTGCTGTGCTCCC GGTTACCCTGGATACTCCAATGAACAGGAAATCAATGCCAGAGGCAGACTTCAGCTCCTGGACACCCTTAGAGTTCCTGGTTGA AACCTTCCATGACTGGATCACTGGGAACAAACGGCCAAACTCAGGAAGCCTAATCCAGGTGGTAACTACAGAAGGGAAGACAGAGCTTACGCCAGCGTATTTTTAA